The proteins below are encoded in one region of Candidatus Latescibacter sp.:
- a CDS encoding corrinoid protein — MADFQAIADALIKGQAPKVKELVSAAINEGVKPGEILSGGLIAGMAVVGERFKKNEIYVPEVLIAARAMHAGMDLLKPLLAAAGVKPKGVFAIGTVKGDLHDIGKNLVMMMMEGAGYQIMDLGVDVTPEKFVQAIKNGAQMIGLSALLTTTMPSMRNTIDAVKAAGLRDKVKILVGGAPLTQTYADEIGADGYSPDAATAVDIANEMMAK; from the coding sequence ATGGCTGATTTTCAGGCGATTGCCGATGCTCTGATCAAGGGGCAGGCACCGAAGGTGAAAGAACTGGTCAGCGCCGCTATCAATGAAGGAGTAAAACCCGGGGAAATTCTTTCCGGGGGTTTGATAGCAGGCATGGCAGTAGTGGGTGAACGTTTTAAAAAGAACGAGATTTATGTCCCTGAGGTACTGATCGCCGCTCGCGCCATGCATGCAGGTATGGATCTACTCAAACCGCTTCTTGCGGCAGCCGGGGTAAAACCAAAGGGCGTATTTGCGATAGGGACGGTGAAAGGAGATCTTCATGACATCGGAAAAAACCTGGTCATGATGATGATGGAGGGCGCAGGTTACCAGATCATGGATTTGGGTGTGGATGTAACGCCGGAAAAATTTGTACAGGCCATCAAGAACGGCGCCCAGATGATCGGATTGAGCGCCCTGCTCACCACAACCATGCCCTCCATGCGAAACACCATCGATGCAGTGAAAGCAGCAGGATTGAGAGATAAGGTGAAAATCCTGGTAGGAGGAGCGCCGTTGACACAGACCTATGCTGACGAAATAGGCGCTGACGGCTATTCTCCGGATGCTGCGACTGCCGTTGATATAGCGAACGAGATGATGGCAAAATAA
- a CDS encoding AI-2E family transporter, with the protein MGMRVLLKLSLAGVILLAVIYISMHIWEVITPFLIAYILLFVLKPAVNFFEQRGMNHTLAVSLVFIGAFGGAVLLFILFIPAMVNEFYGVRENFNKYSQVFSASISSVKAFLSRYTSFLFSFAPQEEIFAGAENNLRVYVFSLINQVPSFLSIIVAFLLIIPFATFFFLLDEQRMQKKLIEYVPNRYFEVALNLIFNLNQQFGLILRGMFIRVLILSIVTSAGFWIIKLKYPIIVGFLSGATNLVPYIGPIFGTVFAFLIAVMTGAPQILYIYILLVSLVIHLVDNILIQPIVFSKSTNLHPLFVLFLIALGSVIGGILGMFLIVPAVSLLKVILEILYSELSRPPKPSFSLYRKLDTNL; encoded by the coding sequence ATGGGTATGCGGGTTCTTCTGAAACTTTCTCTGGCAGGAGTAATTCTCCTTGCTGTTATTTATATATCCATGCATATTTGGGAGGTTATTACCCCTTTCCTCATTGCCTACATCCTGCTTTTTGTTTTGAAGCCTGCGGTAAATTTCTTTGAACAGCGCGGCATGAATCATACCCTGGCGGTTTCCCTTGTTTTCATCGGAGCTTTCGGGGGAGCCGTTCTGCTTTTCATTCTTTTCATACCGGCGATGGTGAATGAATTCTATGGTGTACGGGAGAATTTCAACAAATATTCCCAGGTTTTCAGTGCATCCATTTCTTCTGTAAAAGCATTTCTTTCCCGTTATACCAGCTTTCTTTTCTCTTTCGCTCCTCAGGAAGAAATATTTGCTGGCGCTGAAAACAATCTGAGAGTGTATGTTTTCTCCCTTATCAACCAGGTGCCTTCCTTCCTCTCCATAATCGTTGCATTTCTGCTTATTATTCCTTTCGCCACCTTTTTCTTCCTTCTCGATGAACAGAGAATGCAAAAAAAGCTGATCGAATATGTCCCAAACCGGTATTTTGAGGTGGCACTCAATCTCATATTCAATCTCAATCAGCAGTTTGGTCTCATACTCCGCGGGATGTTTATCCGGGTTTTGATTCTTTCCATCGTAACATCTGCCGGTTTCTGGATTATAAAACTCAAATATCCGATCATTGTTGGTTTTTTATCCGGGGCGACCAATCTTGTTCCTTACATTGGTCCCATCTTCGGTACCGTGTTTGCCTTTCTGATCGCCGTCATGACCGGAGCACCCCAGATACTCTACATTTACATTCTCCTGGTGTCTCTCGTTATCCACCTTGTTGACAATATCCTCATTCAGCCTATTGTTTTTTCCAAATCAACTAATTTGCATCCTCTCTTCGTACTCTTTCTCATCGCTCTGGGTTCCGTTATCGGGGGTATTCTCGGCATGTTCCTCATTGTGCCGGCGGTGAGTCTCCTCAAAGTGATTCTGGAAATCCTGTATTCGGAACTCTCCCGCCCTCCGAAACCTTCTTTTTCTCTATACCGCAAGCTCGATACCAACCTTTAA
- a CDS encoding cyclic nucleotide-binding domain-containing protein produces the protein MDSNPFWGNPFKKYRSDLANEIDFLSTVPVFDLLSNREKRKIHALLHVRNFSKDEIVFRQGDPGVGLYIIREGNCEVYGEYPDLTCKKIAAMNTGDFFGEISLLNDSPRSATVVSTTETTLLGLFRHDLLELMKSDPRLGLHLVYRLSQIVAERLRIYNEIPGK, from the coding sequence ATGGACAGTAATCCATTTTGGGGAAATCCTTTCAAAAAATATCGCTCTGATCTTGCGAATGAGATCGATTTCCTCAGTACGGTGCCGGTATTTGACCTTCTCAGCAACCGTGAGAAGCGTAAAATACATGCTCTCCTGCACGTGAGAAATTTTTCCAAGGATGAAATAGTTTTTCGTCAGGGAGACCCCGGCGTAGGTCTCTATATTATCCGTGAAGGGAATTGTGAAGTATATGGCGAATATCCGGATCTGACCTGCAAAAAAATCGCGGCCATGAATACCGGCGACTTTTTTGGAGAAATATCTCTTCTCAATGATTCGCCACGGTCGGCGACAGTTGTTTCGACCACAGAGACCACGCTGCTCGGCCTTTTCCGTCATGATCTTCTTGAGCTTATGAAATCGGATCCCCGTCTGGGGCTTCATCTCGTATATCGCCTTTCGCAGATCGTAGCGGAAAGGCTCCGTATTTACAATGAAATTCCCGGAAAGTAA
- the ytxJ gene encoding bacillithiol system redox-active protein YtxJ, with the protein MASIKEILTKKDLDEMFQDEKALVFKNSTYCGISKNAIREFEKFVETIKDTFKVYIVDVNKNRDLSKEIAERTQIKHESPQIILLEKGKVKWNASHWTITFDACKKATE; encoded by the coding sequence ATGGCTTCGATAAAGGAAATTCTTACAAAAAAAGATTTGGATGAGATGTTCCAGGATGAAAAGGCGCTGGTTTTTAAAAACAGTACCTACTGCGGTATCTCAAAGAATGCTATACGGGAATTCGAAAAATTCGTGGAAACAATAAAAGACACTTTTAAAGTTTATATCGTAGATGTCAATAAAAACCGTGACTTGTCAAAAGAAATTGCCGAAAGGACACAAATTAAGCACGAATCTCCGCAGATCATCCTTTTGGAAAAAGGAAAGGTCAAATGGAATGCATCTCACTGGACTATCACATTTGACGCATGCAAGAAAGCGACGGAATAA
- the tmk gene encoding dTMP kinase, with translation MKGLLITFEGIDGSGKSTQALLLQKRLETHGYPVRLYREPGGTAIGEKIRSILLDNGHSDMFPLTELFLYLAARAQITAQWIVPSLNDGFIVLMDRYIDSTIAYQGYARGLGIERLRELNLIATGGLLPDMTFVIDCNPLVALTRHTSLPDRLEVEGVEFMNRVREGFLLLGGEEPERVIIIDGARGVSVIEEEIFQKVNTVLKRF, from the coding sequence ATGAAGGGTCTTCTGATAACATTTGAGGGAATTGACGGTTCCGGGAAATCAACCCAGGCGCTTCTTTTGCAGAAACGTCTGGAAACACACGGGTACCCGGTCCGCCTTTACCGTGAGCCGGGCGGTACAGCCATTGGTGAAAAGATTCGTTCCATTCTCCTGGACAACGGGCATTCCGACATGTTTCCGCTTACCGAGCTGTTCCTTTATCTCGCTGCGCGGGCCCAGATTACCGCTCAATGGATAGTTCCTTCTCTCAACGATGGTTTCATTGTCCTCATGGATCGGTATATAGATTCCACCATTGCCTATCAGGGATATGCCCGCGGCCTTGGAATTGAGCGTTTACGCGAATTGAACCTGATCGCCACTGGGGGACTTTTGCCTGATATGACCTTTGTAATTGACTGTAACCCTCTTGTCGCTCTCACGAGGCATACTTCTCTCCCGGACAGGCTTGAAGTCGAAGGAGTTGAATTCATGAACCGGGTGCGTGAAGGGTTCCTGCTGCTTGGCGGCGAGGAACCTGAAAGGGTTATTATCATCGACGGCGCAAGGGGTGTTTCTGTCATTGAAGAGGAAATTTTTCAAAAGGTGAATACAGTACTGAAACGTTTTTAA
- the rsmI gene encoding 16S rRNA (cytidine(1402)-2'-O)-methyltransferase, with protein MLEITPGSLFIVSTPIGNMGDLSTRALEHLRSVELVVCEDTRHTGLFLSRLEIKQRLVSYHDQNERSRTSLIMKTLAEGSDVALVSDAGTPGISDPAYRIVHAAACAGYAVFSIPGPSAVLAALVVSGLPLDRFVFEGFLPPRGMKRVKSIEALKDEPRTIVLYESPHRISNLLEQVHSIMGDRAISVSREITKLHEETIRGRVSEVLAHLKERKPRGEYTVVINGIGKRGRHEGSSDNI; from the coding sequence ATGTTAGAAATTACACCCGGTTCTCTTTTCATTGTTTCCACACCAATTGGAAACATGGGCGATCTTTCCACAAGAGCGCTCGAACACCTGCGTTCGGTTGAGCTTGTCGTGTGTGAGGACACCCGTCATACCGGTCTTTTCCTTTCCCGTCTGGAAATAAAGCAACGGCTGGTTTCCTACCATGACCAGAATGAGCGTTCCAGGACATCCCTAATTATGAAAACGCTGGCCGAGGGCAGTGATGTCGCATTGGTCAGCGATGCGGGAACTCCGGGGATCAGCGATCCGGCGTACCGTATTGTTCATGCCGCCGCTTGTGCCGGATATGCTGTCTTTAGTATTCCCGGACCATCTGCGGTTCTTGCGGCTCTTGTTGTCTCCGGGCTTCCCCTGGATCGTTTCGTCTTTGAGGGTTTTCTGCCGCCAAGGGGAATGAAGCGTGTGAAAAGCATCGAAGCTCTCAAGGACGAGCCCCGGACCATAGTCCTTTATGAATCGCCGCACCGTATCAGTAATCTCCTGGAGCAGGTACACTCTATTATGGGAGACCGTGCAATATCAGTTTCACGCGAGATCACCAAACTTCATGAAGAAACGATTCGCGGCAGGGTTTCAGAGGTTCTTGCCCATCTCAAGGAACGTAAACCCCGCGGTGAATACACTGTGGTTATAAATGGAATCGGTAAGAGAGGCAGACATGAAGGGTCTTCTGATAACATTTGA
- the rsmG gene encoding 16S rRNA (guanine(527)-N(7))-methyltransferase RsmG, with translation MPVPNDFFLTLTGGAAAYGIHLEDDALSLFAQYTDLLLLWNRNMNLVSRRDMSRFVEYHLLDSLKVSSCVDLLSVETLMDFGSGAGLPGIPLTIAFPHLKTVLVDSIAKKVHFLSQVVATLPLPSVSVMRSRVEELPSSHNGSFDMVITRATVSLCQFFLFTARFIRPEGMMVSIKGEHIEHELDDLSNYLDSRLFNISINKPPAVNHVRTGYVVIITKLKVIHKT, from the coding sequence ATGCCCGTGCCGAATGATTTTTTTCTCACTCTCACAGGCGGCGCTGCAGCCTATGGAATTCACCTGGAAGACGATGCTTTGTCTCTCTTTGCGCAATATACCGATCTTCTTTTACTATGGAACCGGAATATGAACCTGGTATCCCGTCGCGACATGTCTCGTTTTGTCGAGTATCATCTCCTCGATTCGCTCAAGGTTTCCTCCTGTGTGGATTTATTGTCTGTGGAAACTTTGATGGATTTCGGTTCCGGCGCCGGACTCCCCGGCATTCCTCTGACAATAGCTTTTCCTCATCTGAAAACAGTCCTGGTCGATTCCATTGCAAAAAAGGTTCATTTCCTTTCCCAGGTTGTTGCTACGCTTCCTCTTCCTTCTGTATCCGTCATGCGATCACGGGTTGAAGAGCTTCCGTCTTCTCACAATGGTTCGTTTGACATGGTTATCACACGCGCTACAGTCAGCCTGTGCCAGTTTTTTCTTTTCACCGCGCGTTTTATCCGTCCGGAGGGAATGATGGTTTCGATCAAAGGCGAACATATAGAACACGAGCTTGATGATCTCTCGAACTATCTTGATTCAAGACTTTTCAACATATCTATAAACAAACCTCCGGCAGTAAATCATGTGCGTACCGGGTATGTGGTGATCATTACGAAATTAAAAGTTATCCACAAAACCTGA